The segment CAAACTGACCTAACCAAGGCAAAGGAACAGCTATGGAGCAACAAAGCGACACGGCGGGAAGGGGTGCGCCTGCGAACCGCCAGCTCTCGAAATGGTACTCCGAATCGCGCTGGCTGAGCGCCGCAGAATTCATCCTGGGCGCTCTGATCGTGATCGGCCACAACGTCTATCGGATCGTTCCCAACGAAGTACCCATTCTGTTCGTGCTGGGCCTGATCTCGCTGCGGCTGCGGAGCGGCGGGTGGAAGGCGGTGGGACTGGGACGTCCCGAATCCTGGCGGCGGGTGATCCTGATTGCTCTGGCGGCCGCCGCTTTGCGGATTCTGATGGGAGAGTTCGTAGTCGATCCGCTGACGGCGCGGTTGTGGCCTCCGGCGGTAGCGCCGGAAGGGAGTGAGGCCATCGCGGGCGACGTAAAGACCGCGCTGATGTGGCTAGGGATCGTCTGGACCTTTGCCGCGTTCGGGGAAGAGATTGCCTATCGCGGCTATCTGCTGACGCGCGCAGCGGATTTGGGCAAACGGTCGACGGCAGCCTATTGGACGGGCGTAGTCTTGGTGGCAGTACTGTTCGGCGTCGGACACTACTACAAGGGGCCTGCAGGCAT is part of the Terriglobales bacterium genome and harbors:
- a CDS encoding type II CAAX endopeptidase family protein, which gives rise to MEQQSDTAGRGAPANRQLSKWYSESRWLSAAEFILGALIVIGHNVYRIVPNEVPILFVLGLISLRLRSGGWKAVGLGRPESWRRVILIALAAAALRILMGEFVVDPLTARLWPPAVAPEGSEAIAGDVKTALMWLGIVWTFAAFGEEIAYRGYLLTRAADLGKRSTAAYWTGVVLVAVLFGVGHYYKGPAGMVDSGVAGLILGAAYMISGRSLWACVLAHGFIDTFGITVLFLGWDS